A genomic window from Pristiophorus japonicus isolate sPriJap1 unplaced genomic scaffold, sPriJap1.hap1 HAP1_SCAFFOLD_704, whole genome shotgun sequence includes:
- the LOC139256290 gene encoding histone H2B 1.2-like, which translates to MPEEKKSVTAKKGAKKVIKKTPPKGGKKRRKSRKESYSIYIYKVMKQVHPDTGISSKAMGIMNSFVNDIFERIAGEASRLAHYNKRRTISSREIQTAVRLLLPGELAKHAVSEGTKAVTKYTSSK; encoded by the coding sequence atgcctgaagagaagaaatcagttactgccaagaaaggcgccaagaaagtgatcaagaaaacaccaccaaagggcggtAAGAAGCGCaggaagtcgaggaaggagagttactccatctacatctacaaagtgatgaagcaggttcaccccgacaccggcatctcctccaaggccatgggcatcatgaactcttttgtgaacgatattttcgagcgcatcgcaggtgaggcttcccgcctggcccattacaacaagcgccgcaccatcagctcccgggagatccagaccgccgtgcgtctGCTGctacccggggagctggccaagcacgccgtatcggaagggacaaaggcggtgaccaagtacaccagctccaagtaa
- the LOC139256292 gene encoding histone H4 type VIII-like: MAGGGKGGKGLGKGRAKRHHKVLRNNIQGITKPAIRRLARRGRVKRISGLIYEETRGVLRVFLENVIRDAVTDTEYAKRKTVTAMDVVYALKQQSRTLYGFGG, translated from the coding sequence ATGGCTGGaggaggtaaaggaggcaaaggactgggtaaaggcagAGCCAAACGGCACCATAAAGTGCTCCgtaataacatccagggcatcaccaaaccagccatccgccgcctggctcgccgtggccgtgtcaagcggatctcgggcctgatctacgaggaaacCCGCGGGGTGCTGAGGGTTtttctggagaatgtgatcagggatgcggtcaccGACACTGAGTACGCCAAGCGCAAGactgtcactgccatggatgtggtgtacgctctgaaacagcagagccgcactctctatggattcggcggctga
- the LOC139256299 gene encoding histone H2B-like, which produces MPEEKKPEKPASKKGAKKVIKKTSPKGGKKRRNSRKESYAIYIYKVMKQVHPDTGISSKAMGIMNSFVNNIFERIAGEASRLAHYNKRRTISSREIQTAVRLLLPGELTKHAVSEGSKAVTKYTSSK; this is translated from the exons atgcctgaggaaaagaaacccgag aaACCAGCTTCGAAAAAGGGTGCCAAAAAAGTCATCAAAAAAACATCAccaaagggcggcaagaagcgccgaaattcgaggaaggagagttatgctatctacatctacaaagtgatgaagcaggttcaccccgacaccggcatctcctccaaggccatgggcatcatgaactcgtttgtgaataatattttcgagcgcattgcgggtgaggcttcccgcctggcccattacaacaaacgccgcaccatcagttcccgggagatccagaccgccgtgcgcctgctgctgcccggggagctgaccaagcacgccgtgtcggaagggtcaaaggcggtgaccaaatacaccagctccaagtaa